AGCAttactattattctcatttaacaGATGGGAGGACTAAGGCCAAACCACGTCCCTCCTCTGTTCAAACCCTGCAATGACACCCATCCCACTTAAAGTCAAAGTCTCTATGATGACCTACATACCCTCCATGGCCACCTGGCTGCTCCTCCAACGTGCCAGCATTCCTACCCCAGGGCCCTTGCACTGGCTGTTGCTTCTGTCTGGAATCCTCTGACTGCTATCTCtatacctctctctccctcacctctttcACACCTCTGCCCAAAGGCTGTCTCCTCAGTGAGGCTCTCCATGGCCCCTGTAACCTGTCATCCACACCAACATTCCGGCTCTTCCCAGCCTGCTTTGTTTCTGTCCTTACCTGTCAGCATCACCCGATAAACCACATATTCTGCTTGTCTTGTTGTTGCTGGCCTCCCCCTCTAGAAGGTGGGCTCCATACAGGCAACGATTTttacctgttttgttcactgttctaTCCCAGGACCTAGATCAGTGCCTgtctccaaaaatatttatgaaataagtgaatgaatgaggctAGGAAAAGAGGGAGTGGTTTGCTCAGAGATATGAACACAGTGGAATCCCGGACTCACCCTCTTAACCACTTCACTCTTGGGGGGAGCTAGTAAGAGCAGCCCCCAGTTGGCCACAGTTGTCCAGGAGGGTCGGGATTTacacagaggtgtgtgtgtggctttgggGAGCGACAAGATGACAATGGGAATCTTTTGAAGAAGGCCTTTTTGCCACCCTCTTCTGTGACTATACCCTGATCCTGCTGTAttttatccacacacacacattttgttttttaattgtccCATCAGCTAGCATATgcgctccatgagggcaagggtttttgtctgtttggttcTCTGCTGCATCCGCCACGTGTAACAGGTCCTCATCAAAcacttgttgaacaaatgaacgaatgaataaatgaagaacagTATGGGCTTGGTAGAGCTGACAAAGGCGAGAAAATTGATCACAGTGCCCTTATCCCCAATGCCCTAAGACATCAAAccctctccctcttgttctcttcCTTCACTGGCTTCCCTGATGCTCCTCCACTCACCATGATCACggccacctcaggacctttgcacttgctattctCGCTGCCTGAAACCATCCACCCAGATCTCTACATGGCTAAGTCACCTCTGCTAATTCAGTTTTCACCTCTGAGGTAAACCATCGGGCTCTGGGAGAACCCAGAAAACAGGATTTATCTTATTCGTTCACTTGTGTTTGAACTCTCTCAAGTAGACTGTAAAACCCACAAAATGAAAGACCATGtgtatctctctccttcaccACTGTATGCCCTGTACCTAgaacagtgaatgaatgaatgaatgaatgaacacatgcctggggaaaaaaagaggtcagGCCATAGTAAAGATGGGGGTCTTCTCTAGGGCGTCCAGGAGGATGAAATGAAGCTGGGTGCGAAGTGGGAGAGGTTAACGCCACAGAAAGAGGTGGCCTGAGAGGGAGAGGCTCACTGTGGGGCACTGCTCTGTGGGAGGACTAGGGACAGGAGCTGACCTGgcttggggagaggagggaggtacAGCAGAAGTGTTTCATTGGAGCCTGGAGCTAAACAGGCAGCTGTTTCCACCTGAATGGGGAGAGGATGTGGGTGTGAGAGCAGAACTCTAGAGGGAGCTAGCTgttctatggggggggggggggggggggggggagggagggggagggttgaAAGGGGTATTCTCAACCACTACGGTACCGGgtcggggggtggtggtggcagaagaaaaaaaaaaggtattttctgCTGCAGACCAGAATGGAAAGTATTTTTACAtcgggaggaggcggggggggtggggggggtggggagtggaaatGTGGGAGATTTGGGGGCTGCTGTGTGTGGACAGAGATAAGAGGGGCAGTTCTGCAGCGAAGCACTAATGCAACACTCTTTGGAGGCAGCCTATAGGGAATACTAACGGAGGGTTCACGGGCAGCTGCCCTCCGTGAAGGAAGGCAGTGCTGGTGGCATTTGGGGGGCTGTCCTGGAGGCAGCAATGACGAGGGTTACGCAGAAGCGATCCTATGAGAAAGCATTCATGGGGGCCCTGGCAGCAGTTTAAGGGATCGCCACAAATAAGGACGCTTTGGCAGCCGTCCTGCATGGGGGCGTTAATGGGGCAGATGTCTGGAAGGGTCTTATGGGGGAGCAGTGACTGGGGGGACCCCTGGCGAGGGCCCGGCGGGAGAGGCACTGACGGGGACGTTCTGGGGACCAGAGCGGGCCAGGGCGGGACCCCCCGCCCCCGTTGCCCCCGGGTCCCCGGGCCACGCGCCCCGTCACTCACCGGCGCAGGGGTCTCCGCCGGGAGGAGGCcgaggaggcggaggaggcgCCGCCGCTCCGGGGAGACCCGAGGGCCCGACCGGAagtgccgccccctccccctccccggcagccccgcgccgcccgcctgcccgcccgcccggAAGCGGAAGTCGCGCCCGTCTCCGAGGCGCCGGCGTGGAGGAGCGGAAAGAGGAGGCGGTGGCGGCGACCGAGAAAGAGAAGTGCGCCTGCGCACTGGCTCGGGGACGCGGACGGGGAGAGCCTAGGCCGCTTCCGGTAGGCGAGCTAAGCAACGTGCGCCTGCGCCCTGAGCCCCCGCCTCCTAGGGCACAGCCCACACGCTCCAGACATCCGGTTAAGCCACGCCCCTCGCGTAAATTTGGCGTGtaagcccctcccccattctgaaCCACGCCCATTTTGTAGCTTAATTATTTAAGCCCCGCCCACTGCCTTAAAATCCATCCTCCTCGCCCCAGCACCCACgatttttctcctgttcttaCCCACCTCCAAGTCCCCAAGAACTCCACCTATCTCCCCTCAGCCCCGCCCACAGCCCCAACACTTTCTTCTAAGCAGTGCCCCCCAGAGGTTTTTAGGCTGCACCAAGCCCCCTGTGTTAGCCCAGCCCCTTCCTACTAAGCGCCCTTCGTCTCAGGCACTTCCCTTCCTTAGTATTTATTTAGGTACCCCCTTCTGTCACCTGTGCCTGAATAACAGTCATGCCCTCCTCACAGCACCTTCTCTTCACAGTTACATCCCGTCTGTCCCAACACCTTGCTCTCCTGCAGTTCCCCCTTGAAACGTCTCCTCTCAGATAAACCCTATTCATATGGCCTCTAAATCGTTTCCACCTTCTGCCTGCCAACCCTTAAACCAAGTCAAGCCCCACCCTTGTTCTCAACACCTACCCCCTAAACCCCGCCCACAATGCTCATCAGCCTCACCCCTTAGCCCCAACCCCGCCCTCTGTTTCCctagccccgccccctcctggcCACACCTCTTATCTACGTAAGCCTTACCAAAGTTGTCAATTCTACTCACAACCCTCAACTCGGTTTTTCCTTAGTGTCAGGACGAAGTGATGGGGCAAAGTAGTGGGGGCAGAATTTCCAAGAATATggctgggatgggggatggggaccTAGATCACATTTGCACAGAGGTTCAATGTTTTACTTAGAGTGGATATTTACAGGGAGCACTTTGGGGTCTGCTGGAACTGGGAGAGGGGGCAAAGCCTTCCTCCAAGCCAGCCCATAGTGGCAAGCTAACAAGGCACATGACATGGGGTTCTCCCAAATTCGATGCACTCCTATCAGGGTGGCATAGCGACCAGAGGACATTTGAAGGGAGGGCCAGCCTTGGTACCATCACTGAATACACACAGGAAGCCAGTAGGCAGATATTTATTTCCAAGGCCCCTGCCTCCAGGGGCCTGTCAGTCCGGGGGAGGGTGGCAGAAGGCAGCAGGACCCAGGAGTTTAGGTCCTCACCCTCAACCCCCTCCCACAACGGGAAGACCACCAGGTATGAGGGCGTCCCAGCTTTCCTGCCCAGGCTCAGCACCAGCTGAACTCCCAGCTCTAAACCTGGCCTGGGGACAGGTGGCCCAGGGTGTGGGTCAAGCCAGCTCTTTGCCCTCCGGCTCCTCCACCCCCTCTTCAGCCCCTGCCGTAGCCGGAATGCCCTCGTCGTCCCACGGTGGTTCGGGCCCTGGGTCCGGGGAACACAGGGGTGCCCCCATGGCCTCGGGGTGCTTGCGTTTGGCATGGCGCCGGAGCGTGTTGGCCTCCGTGAAGCGCAGCCGGCAGACAGGGCACTGGTAGGGGCGCTCCCCGGAGTGGACACGGTGGTGGTGGGCCAGCTCACCCGCCTCGCGGAAGCGACGAGGGCAGAGTGGGCAGCGGAAGGGCCGCAGGCCGGCATGGATGTTGCAGTGCCGCCGTAGGTGGCTGGACCGCTTGAAGGTCTTGCCGCAATCCTTGCACTCGTGCGGCTTCAGCTCTGAGTGCGAGATGCTGTGGCGTTCCAGGTCGGAGAGGTAGGGGAAGGCCCGCAGGCACACCGGGCAGAAGTGCGGGGCCTTCTTGGGGCCGGAGCCCTCAGGCAAACCAGCCGCTGACCCCTCAGAGACTGTATAGGGCACACCCTGATCATCGATCAACAGGAGGTCGCTGCCACCGCCGCTGCCCACAGGGGCTGTCACCCCCTGTGCCAGCGGGGGCTCCTGCCCTGACTTGGGGGGGCGGCCCCGCTTGCGAGGGAGGGCGGCCTTGAGCGTCCGATTCGAGGAGGTGGCCCCCCCAGGGCGCCGGCCTCGGCGGCCGCGGGGAACAGGAGGAGGTAAGGCCAGAGGTTTCTCTTCCTCCCCGGGCAAAGGCGAAGGCAACGGGTCTGGGCTGGGGGTGTCCATTGAGCAGTGGGGGGCTTGGGTCTGGGCACTGGAGCCGGGCTAAGAGAAGAGAGGGGGCAGCCGTCAGTGCAGGGAGGGTCTGAGTCATCCCTTGTCCCCCAACACCTCGCCCATCCCTTGGTCTGAGTCTCTCGACCTGGGCATGGCCAACATTCACCTGGACAGTTATAGCTACACTGGTGGGTAAAATAGCAAGATAATTCCAACCATTTGGTAAAAAGACACTACCTTTAGCCACACAGGTGTCTCCTaagcctccctcacccccttcctaGAAGCTCAGAGTCATCTTGaatcaaaataaaggaaaatcttcATAGGAGGATAGGATAGAGTCCAACTAAGGGTATGGGCCAGTATTGCGATCCTCAAAACAAAGAACCCATCAAACCTGAGCCATGGAGGCCTAGATGTTTTGTCCCGCTTCTGTTTGGCAAAGTGGGAGGAGTGTGGGAGTTCAGGACTGGGAGAAGACAGGGACTGGTGGTCCCAGGTGGTTTGGCCCCAAGTCGTGGGTGAAGAAATATATGGGAACTGTTAAGGCTCCCAACTCACAGGGTCTGGGTTCAACTCCTGAGTCTATCACTCACTCTCTGTGTGGTCTGGGGCAAttatttctctgagcctccattaaGCCTTTTGCAAAATAGGACGAATAGGTCATCTTACTCTCACAGACATGGCATGGGGATAATACACATAAAGTGCTCAGTGCACAGAAGTGCCTAGAAGATATCAGCTAGGCACTCACTGACAGCTAAGCCCCACGCCAACTTTCTGAATAATGGTACATCACCCCCATTTTGCagctggggaaacagaggcacaggaaAGCCAAGTCAGTTGCCCAAGCCCTCTCTGCAAACAAGAGCGAGATCAGGACTCGAACTAGATCTCCAGGACCCCAAAGGCGCAGGGAGTGAGAAGAAATGCACCCAAGGAGACAAGGGGACACCATAGGGTTCCTTACACCTGGGTTAGATCCAGCTCTGCCATTAATTAACAAATGACTTTGCTTCTCTGGGCCAGTTTCCACCTCTGTAAAATGGCTATAGCAAGTTGTCAGTCGGtaatagtaagcactcagtaaactaccatcaccaccatgacCTCCATCGACAGAGCATGGGACCATGAAACTAGGGTGTAATTAAGGCgagagtgaggaaggaagaggtgCAGTTAACAGCTGGGGCTGCAGGTGCCACTGGAACAGGCACATACATTGAAGGCCAGAGAGGGGCCACCACTTTTCCACGATCACATGGTTCGCTCCGGTAGGAAGGCCTGGACTAGAACCGGGGTCTCCGGAACAGGGGCCTCGCCCCTTGCCCCTTTGCCACCCCCGTGCAGGCACGCGCCCGGCGGCCCGAGCGCGCTGGGCGGGCCCTGCGGGGGCGGCGGCCAATGAGCGGCGCGCGGGCCGCGGACGGCGAGGGCCTCCAGGAAGGGGGTCTGCGCGCGCGCGCCCGGGCCGACTCCGCGGGGCGCGAGGTCGGCGCGCGCGCTGCGGCGGGCGCGGGCGCAGAAGCAGGTGTGGGGGCGCGCTCCAGGAGCGCGCGGCCCCggtcctcccctccctccgctcccctctccccgcccggACCCCCGCCTCTCGGGTACCTCATTTGCATGTCGCCTGGGCTCGCGAGTGTGCGCGCGCGGGGGCGACGGGGCCGGCGCGTGGGAAGGGGCGGGGGCCAGGGGGCCCTGCCCCTCGGCGGCGCGCTTGGGGACGGCcccgccctctccctcccccactccctctcagTCGGGCCCGCGCCCGCGGGGAACAAAGAGGACGCGCCGGGTCCTAAGGACCGGTCACGTCCTTGCAGCCAAAACGCGCCTGCGCGCCCGTCGCCTTCGCTGGCCCCGAGCGGGAAATAACCCCACCAACACATTCTGGACCACATAGAAATGTCTTTCCTCCCACAAAGTACCCAGCCGGGTGACCCAATCAAAGGCAGGTACCGCAAGGATGAGGAGCGGGAAAATGGCTGCTTGTTCCCGTAATTAACATGGCGCCTGATAGGCTTCAAAACCCCCTGGAGGGCTGACAACAACATGGGACCTGCTCTTTCCTCCTAACTCTACCAAAGTCGCCgaactttgatttttcttttctccggACTCAAAGCTACATCCTACACAGGAGGAGTCTAAGGCTGTGAAAAGGGAATCACATCTGCCCTCATCAACGTGAACTCCCGCCAGCACAGACACCGAGGGCAGGAGGCCGCGGCGGGAGCCTATTGCCCTCAGTCTGTATGGCGCCGGGAGTCCTCCCCCCCCCTTAGCTCCGCCCCACTCTGCCCTCACCAAAGATGGCGCCACCCTGGCTTCCCCAACTTCCAGTGCTGGGGAAGGGACGGGAAACAGGGATAAGGgcgggcggtggggagggggaagccaAGGGGGCGGGAGAAAGGAGTGTGGGGGAGCAGGGAGCCGAGGCGGAAGTCGAGGGGCCCCCGGGTGGAAGTGACGCTGCCCCCGCTGCCCAAAATGTCGGCGCCCAGAGGGAGGTGTAAGTAATTAAAGAGAAAAGCCGACTGACTTTCCCGGCCTCCTGGGGCCGCCCCAGGGCTCCAAAACCCCCGCTCCGTGCGAGCGAGGTGGACTCGCCCGGCTGCGGGTCGCGCCTGACCTGCTCCCACCCCGGGCGCCCCGGGCCGCACCTCTTAGGgacaggggggaggggcacaaaaggCCGGTACTCAGGGCCTCGGTCCCAGAGCcgacaggggagggggggggccaGTCCTGCAGGCGACTGGGTGGGAAGGAGGCGGGGCTTAGTGGCGACAGGGGCGGAGCAGCTGCGGGGAGGAGCTTCCAGAGGGGCGGGGCTTAGAATGGAAATAGGCTGGGCTTAGTGAAAGAAGCGGGACTATGGGTAGAAAATGGGTGGGGCTTAGCAATGGGTGGGGCTTGATAAGGGGCGTGGCCAAAGAGTGCTAGGAGGGTCCCAGGTCGAAGGGTGGAAGGGACTTACCTGGGCtgagtggggggggcgggggggggggagcgggaaTAGGACTCAGGGCACAGGTGGGCGGAGCTTAGAGTAGAAGGGGAGTAGTTTGTGCAGGAGTGGGCGCAGTGAGGTGATGGGATTTAGGCGTGTAATTAGTCTTAGTGGAAATAACAAGTCTTCATAACGTAAGTGCAATGATTtggagggctgggaaggggctCCCCCCGGAAGGCTGAGTGGAGGGGTCTTGGAAAGGACGGGCCCCCTACAGGCTAGGTGGAGACGACAACCTGTGTGGCGTTCTGGAGGCGCACCTTAGCGGAGAAGAGATGGTAGGATTTAGAGAGCAATCTCAGAGGAACTTGGCAGGCAGTAGAAATCAGAACAGCTTGCCTGTTGAGCCTTTGCTGGGTCCCTGCCTGAGTCAGGGCGCGGCACGCACTGCCACAGTTTTGCTTACGCCTCATCTCCACTGCATGAGGTAGGTACCCCTGTTACTCCCACTGTGCAGATGGACAGACTTTCTGCAGATGGACAGTTGGTTTCTTCAGAGGTTCCAGGACCATTCCTGGTCGCCCTGGAAGGTTGAACCAAGTGCACTTGGCCCCAAATCTTTGTCCCACTCATTTGCTAGGAATGTGAATCTTTTCCCCGAAGATGACTTTCACTCTCGAAGAAGACTGGGAGGGACTTTCAGAGAGGAAGGGACTTGTCAGAGAATTCAAGAGGCAACTCGAACTTGAGGAGGAGTGGGTGGGACCTGATTCAGAGTGGCTGGGGCCTAACAGTGGGCGGGGCTTagggagaagtggggggggggggtccaagtAGAGAAGAGGCTTAAAAACACTCAGGAGTGTATTAGCCACTTGGCACTAATTAGGAAGATTGGCAGATGAGTGAGAGGAGGGTTTGTAGGAGAAGGGGAGGCTTAACGATGGGTGGTCGTGGCTTGGAGGTTGAGTGTAGCTTGGAGGGAAGTGGGAAGGGTTCCCAGGGGACAGATAGCGGGTCCTGAGTCCAAGGAGACTGATAGGAGAGGGCTGATGGGGAGCTGACTGCTTCACCTGCCCTCCATGTCTCCCCTTGCTCCAGAGAGAGCCTCCACTCGCCACTGCCCTCCCACCACGCCACCATGGATGATGCCCCGCTGCCAGTGCCCCCggtccccgccccggccccggccccagcACCTCCCGCTGCTGCTGCTCCCCGGGTCCCATTTCACTGCAGTGAGTGTGGCAAGAGCTTCCGCTACCGCTCGGACCTTCGGCGCCACTTCGCCCGGCACACTGCACTCAAACCCCACGCGTGTCCGCGTTGTGGCAAGGGCTTCAAACACAGCTTCAACCTGGCCAACCACCTGCGTTCGCACACCGGCGAGCGGCCCTACCGCTGCTCTGCCTGCCCTAAAGGGTTCCGAGACTCCACCGGCCTGCTGCACCACCAGGTGAGTCCCGCAGGCTGGGCTCAGGCTGGCCTCCCTGGGCTGGACACACCCTTGGAGCCACAGGGCCCCACTTTGGGCAGCAGACAGCGCTGTGCTTTCTCACTTAGCTTTACAGTTCAACAGGCAGGCACTACCAACCAAAAGGACTGGACGCTCAAAATCTGTCTCTAGTACTCCCAGACTTTTAAATAAACCACAAGGGCCACTATCAGTAAGGCACAGTCTTGTGTAacacactggccacatttcaccTGCTCAAAAGCCAGGTGTCGctggtggctgccatattggtCAGTGAAGATACACAACACCTCCATCagtgcagaaagttctgttggacagttCTTGCTCTAGAAGGTTGGACATTTACCTTGAAAAACCACCTCCCATCCCAGGGGATTATGAAAGatcctccccacctcttcctgATATCCACCACCTTAGAGGACATCCATAGGAGGTCGGAACATTTATCAATAATAAGTACAATTTCTAGGAATTGAGCAGCTATTTAGCGATGATTTTATCCTATACTCACAACGACCTGTGAGATGGCACATCTTGTGCCCGTgtcacagaggagaaaagcagAGCCTCAGAGATGATGTTACTTGTCTAGTTTTCACTGCAAGTAGAAGGCAGagggggacttgaacccaggtttgTTAGTGCTCAGAGCCCTAGTACCTAGCCATTCTCCCAGGGAGTCCCAGTTTCCTAGGTGGGCTTGGTGAAAATGAGTAAGAGTTAGTCCGAACGAATGAGAGGAAGAGTTCTCCAGCCTAAaggaacagcacgtgcaaaggtcctgtgagggaaggggcagaaagaatcgCAACATGACCCAAATCAGAGAAGATGAGGGAGGAGGTCGAAGCTAGGCAAGGCCACTCCGGAGGGCAGGAATCCGCCCTGCAGGCTGGACCCTCGGCTCTGATGccgcgctctccctctctccctcccaggtCGTCCACACTGGTGAGAAACCCTACTGCTGCCTGGTCTGCGAGCTGCGCTTCTCCTCTCGCTCCAGCTTGGGCCGCCATCTCAAGCGCCAGCACCGCGGGGTGCTCCCGTCTCCGCTGCAGCCCGGCCCAGGCCTGCCCGCCCTGAGCGCGCCCTGCTCCGTCTGCTGCAACGTGGGCCCCTGCTCGGTGTGCGGGGGTGCGGGAGCTGCTGGCGGAGAGGGCCCAGAGGCGGCGGGCGCGGGCCCGGGCAGCTGGGGGCTGGCGGAGGCCGCAGCCGCGGCCGCCGCCTCACTGCCCCCGTTCGCCTGCGGAGCCTGTGCGCGGCGCTTCGACCAGGGCCGCGAGCTGGCGGCCCACTGGGCGGCGCACACTGATGTGAAGCCCTTCAAGTGCCCGCGCTGCGAGCGCGACTTCAACGCCCCCGCGCTGCTAGAGCGGCACAAGCTGACGCACGACCTGCAGGGCCCGGGCGCGCCCCCTGCGCAGGCCTGGGCCGCGGGGGCGGCCgacggcggcggaggcggcggtcCTGCGGAGGCAGGCAGCGCCCAGCCGGCCTGGGACGGCGGGCTGCTCCTGGGTCACGCCGGGGGCGGCGTGCCTGAGCTCCGGGGGCTGCTCCCCGAGGGCGGCGGGGAGGCCCCAGCGCCCGCGGCCGTGGCCGAGGCGCCGGAAGACACCCTGTACCAGTGCGACTGCGGGACCTTCTTCGCGTCAGCTGCCGCGCTGGCCAGCCACCTGGAGGCCCACTCGGGGCCCGCCACCTACGGCTGCGGCCACTGCGGGGCCCTGTACGCGGCCCTGGCGGCCCTAGAAGAGCACCGGCGGGCCAGCCACGGCGAGGGTGGAGGGGCGGAGGCGACGCCCGCGGCCCCGGAGGGGGAGCCGGCGGCCGGGGAGGCCGCGTCCGGCTCGGGCCGGGGCAAGAAGATCTTCGGCTGCTCCGAGTGCGAGAAGCTGTTCCGCTCCCCGCGCGACCTGGAGCGGCACGTGCTGGtgcacacgggcgagaagccgtTCCCGTGCCTCGAGTGCGGCAAGTTCTTCCGCCACGAGTGCTACCTCAAGCGCCACCGGCTGTTGCACGGCACCGAGCGGCCCTTTCCCTGCCACATTTGCGGCAAGGGCTTCATCACGCTCAGCAACCTCTCTCGGCACCTGAAGCTGCACCGGGGCATGGACTGACGGCCAGGCCGCGCCTCCGCCCAACCGCCCCTCCCCGGGGCGGGGCTGGACTTGGGCCCGGCCCGGTCTGGATCCAGATCCACGGGCCCTGGAGCAAGGGGACCCTGGCTGGAGAGACAGGGCCACCAGACGCCCACACAGGGCCCTGAGCTGGAGGGCAGCAAATAAACGGAGAGATTCCTCAGCTCCGGGGTCCAGGACCCCTGAGTGTGAGACCCCTGGAATATACGCTGGGCACCCCCAAGTCAATAGGCAGCCTCCCAGCTGTGGGGACCTAGCAGTGAGAAATGGGTCTCCCAAGTACTTCTCATCTTGAGGACCCTAATAATGACAGATGGgcacctttcccctcccccaagggaaggctgcccctctccctgagaGCCATCATTCCCAACGACCTTGATCTGGAGAAtgtggggagatcatgaccccgaATTTCCCTAGATCCCCTCCAAATGCTACCCACCAGTCactggtgcccccccccccaaaaaaaaatggatatagcCGGAATctgccttcccccgcccccaccccatttcATTCCTTATGCTGAAAGAGGACCAGGGTAGATgtcccctgccctcagcccccactCCCCAATTAGGTCTCCCTCCCCTACTGCAGAATGGATCAACCCTAAtgatcttccccacccccaaccactaGAATAGGCTGGTTTGAAATCCCTCCTGCCCAGTAGAATGAACTGATTCAGATACACGCCCCTGTCCACTGGAATGGGCTGGTCCAGACTgt
This genomic interval from Panthera leo isolate Ple1 chromosome E2, P.leo_Ple1_pat1.1, whole genome shotgun sequence contains the following:
- the ZNF524 gene encoding zinc finger protein 524, whose protein sequence is MDTPSPDPLPSPLPGEEEKPLALPPPVPRGRRGRRPGGATSSNRTLKAALPRKRGRPPKSGQEPPLAQGVTAPVGSGGGSDLLLIDDQGVPYTVSEGSAAGLPEGSGPKKAPHFCPVCLRAFPYLSDLERHSISHSELKPHECKDCGKTFKRSSHLRRHCNIHAGLRPFRCPLCPRRFREAGELAHHHRVHSGERPYQCPVCRLRFTEANTLRRHAKRKHPEAMGAPLCSPDPGPEPPWDDEGIPATAGAEEGVEEPEGKELA
- the FIZ1 gene encoding flt3-interacting zinc finger protein 1 isoform X1 → MVGFREQSQRNLAGSRNQNSLPVEPLLGPCLSQGAARTATVLLTPHLHCMRESLHSPLPSHHATMDDAPLPVPPVPAPAPAPAPPAAAAPRVPFHCSECGKSFRYRSDLRRHFARHTALKPHACPRCGKGFKHSFNLANHLRSHTGERPYRCSACPKGFRDSTGLLHHQVVHTGEKPYCCLVCELRFSSRSSLGRHLKRQHRGVLPSPLQPGPGLPALSAPCSVCCNVGPCSVCGGAGAAGGEGPEAAGAGPGSWGLAEAAAAAAASLPPFACGACARRFDQGRELAAHWAAHTDVKPFKCPRCERDFNAPALLERHKLTHDLQGPGAPPAQAWAAGAADGGGGGGPAEAGSAQPAWDGGLLLGHAGGGVPELRGLLPEGGGEAPAPAAVAEAPEDTLYQCDCGTFFASAAALASHLEAHSGPATYGCGHCGALYAALAALEEHRRASHGEGGGAEATPAAPEGEPAAGEAASGSGRGKKIFGCSECEKLFRSPRDLERHVLVHTGEKPFPCLECGKFFRHECYLKRHRLLHGTERPFPCHICGKGFITLSNLSRHLKLHRGMD
- the FIZ1 gene encoding flt3-interacting zinc finger protein 1 isoform X2 → MDDAPLPVPPVPAPAPAPAPPAAAAPRVPFHCSECGKSFRYRSDLRRHFARHTALKPHACPRCGKGFKHSFNLANHLRSHTGERPYRCSACPKGFRDSTGLLHHQVVHTGEKPYCCLVCELRFSSRSSLGRHLKRQHRGVLPSPLQPGPGLPALSAPCSVCCNVGPCSVCGGAGAAGGEGPEAAGAGPGSWGLAEAAAAAAASLPPFACGACARRFDQGRELAAHWAAHTDVKPFKCPRCERDFNAPALLERHKLTHDLQGPGAPPAQAWAAGAADGGGGGGPAEAGSAQPAWDGGLLLGHAGGGVPELRGLLPEGGGEAPAPAAVAEAPEDTLYQCDCGTFFASAAALASHLEAHSGPATYGCGHCGALYAALAALEEHRRASHGEGGGAEATPAAPEGEPAAGEAASGSGRGKKIFGCSECEKLFRSPRDLERHVLVHTGEKPFPCLECGKFFRHECYLKRHRLLHGTERPFPCHICGKGFITLSNLSRHLKLHRGMD